One Bacteroidota bacterium genomic window carries:
- a CDS encoding BamA/TamA family outer membrane protein yields MIDKEVTDQTTLRKYERMLPNKTVLGVRFHLYLYSIAKPGKETWPHAWLRKIGEPPVLYDSALVASTRKNFASYLSDKGYSQVEVESEMKSRKKKVKAVYRIDPGEPTLIKSLQYRLEDTSVAKHFLSDTLNSLIRLNEPFDKIMMMQERLRIETQMKNLGYYRFTREHVYYEVKPLSNPNEVSVMLVVKQDIDSPFDPVSKVRKHRQFKVNSVEIYPSYSLAEKAISSDTLFYQQHQIVYFNRPVLRAPTLVAANNILPGSIYSLKNVERTYNDLTALGLFRYMNVSMKESDSRGQYGLLDCRIDLDMRKKQSYALEFNVTNSSYDFGISGGITYNNYNLFRNGEHLQIRTTGSVESLENRQNVTEPMREIGLAGLFETPRFLLPFNAEDFERKYKPRTQLQSSYNYQNQPNYIRTIVNASFGYNWKGNVYNRHVLKPFDFYLVKLPRINQEYIDSVYGNTRLENSFINHTILGINYSFEFNNQQLKRGNSFVYLRYNIESAGLLLNVANQLGNWSSDSLFFGVGYFQYIKTDIDFRNYNIITPRNRVVYRIFAGIGLPYGNSDAMPFEKMYWAGGPYGIRAWGERTLGPGPYFGYGGKNQSGEEKPEPLGDIKLEGNIEYRFKLFWKLEGALFADAGNIWLLTDIPEYPGSGFHLDTFYKDIALGVGFGTRFDFSFVLLRVDIGFKMYDPSITSGTRWVIRNPERNFWQSTFQFGIGYPF; encoded by the coding sequence TTGATAGACAAAGAAGTAACGGATCAAACTACCTTGCGAAAATACGAGCGCATGTTGCCCAATAAAACAGTGCTGGGTGTAAGGTTCCACCTTTACTTATACAGTATAGCCAAGCCCGGGAAGGAAACCTGGCCTCATGCATGGTTAAGAAAAATCGGTGAGCCTCCGGTATTATACGACTCAGCCTTGGTAGCAAGTACGCGGAAAAACTTTGCCAGTTACCTGAGCGACAAAGGTTATAGCCAGGTAGAAGTGGAAAGTGAAATGAAAAGCCGAAAAAAGAAGGTAAAGGCAGTATACCGAATTGATCCTGGTGAGCCCACACTTATAAAATCGCTACAATATCGTCTCGAAGATACCTCTGTTGCAAAGCATTTTTTATCTGATACTCTTAATTCACTTATCAGGTTGAATGAACCCTTTGATAAGATTATGATGATGCAGGAAAGGCTTAGGATAGAGACCCAAATGAAGAACCTTGGCTATTATCGGTTTACACGCGAACATGTTTATTACGAAGTTAAACCTTTGTCCAATCCCAATGAAGTTTCTGTAATGCTTGTGGTGAAGCAAGATATTGACAGTCCTTTCGATCCGGTAAGCAAGGTAAGAAAGCACAGACAATTTAAAGTAAACTCGGTTGAAATTTACCCCTCTTATTCATTGGCCGAGAAGGCAATTAGCAGCGATACACTGTTTTATCAGCAGCATCAGATTGTATATTTTAACCGACCTGTGCTCAGGGCACCAACCCTTGTGGCAGCCAATAACATTTTACCGGGCAGTATTTATAGCCTGAAAAATGTAGAACGCACCTACAACGATCTCACTGCTTTGGGTTTGTTTCGATACATGAATGTGAGTATGAAAGAATCCGATTCGAGAGGGCAATATGGCCTGTTAGATTGTCGCATCGACCTCGATATGCGAAAAAAACAGTCGTATGCCCTCGAGTTTAACGTAACCAATTCATCTTACGACTTCGGCATTAGTGGAGGTATTACCTATAATAATTACAATCTGTTCAGAAATGGCGAGCATCTTCAGATACGTACTACAGGCTCTGTGGAGTCGCTTGAAAACCGGCAGAATGTAACAGAACCCATGCGCGAAATAGGTCTGGCAGGTTTGTTCGAAACACCCCGGTTTCTGCTACCTTTTAATGCCGAAGACTTCGAACGTAAATATAAACCACGCACACAATTACAGTCATCTTACAATTATCAGAATCAGCCAAACTACATTCGTACCATCGTGAATGCTTCTTTTGGTTACAACTGGAAAGGCAATGTGTACAACCGGCATGTGCTTAAGCCCTTCGATTTTTATCTGGTGAAGTTACCCCGGATTAATCAGGAATACATCGACTCGGTTTACGGTAATACAAGGTTAGAGAACAGCTTCATTAACCACACCATATTGGGTATTAATTACAGTTTCGAATTTAACAATCAGCAGTTAAAACGAGGCAATAGTTTTGTATACCTGCGTTACAATATAGAATCGGCCGGCCTCTTGTTGAATGTGGCAAACCAGTTAGGAAACTGGAGTAGCGACTCCTTATTTTTTGGTGTGGGTTATTTTCAATATATCAAAACAGACATCGATTTCAGAAATTACAACATTATTACACCCCGTAACCGCGTGGTATATCGAATTTTTGCAGGAATCGGTCTACCGTATGGCAACTCTGATGCTATGCCTTTCGAAAAAATGTATTGGGCAGGTGGGCCCTATGGTATCCGTGCATGGGGCGAGCGCACACTGGGGCCAGGTCCTTATTTTGGTTATGGAGGTAAAAATCAGTCGGGTGAAGAAAAACCTGAACCTCTGGGCGACATTAAATTAGAAGGAAACATTGAGTATCGTTTTAAGTTGTTCTGGAAGCTGGAGGGAGCCTTATTTGCCGATGCTGGAAATATCTGGTTGCTCACTGATATTCCGGAATATCCAGGATCTGGATTTCATCTTGATACTTTTTATAAAGATATTGCACTGGGAGTTGGTTTCGGAACCCGTTTTGATTTTTCTTTTGTATTACTTCGGGTCGATATTGGTTTTAAAATGTACGATCCATCCATTACATCCGGCACGCGATGGGTGATCCGCAATCCTGAAAGAAATTTCTGGCAAAGCACCTTTCAGTTTGGAATTGGTTATCCCTTCTAA
- a CDS encoding IS701 family transposase — MRNIERISEDLGANYHQMQHFITESNWDHRVLINQVAQEVSQVLPKRKLTGLIIDESGWVKKGDHSVGVGHQYCGNVGKLSNSQVAVFACLSNGDFASMVDARLYLPKAWCDDKTRCEKAGVPVKHRTFKTKLELALEIIRQQVTNGIIFDFIGGDGYYGNDVDFASSIDLLGYLYMLDIHKDQKIYLERPDLAIPERKSNKGREPKKLKATTDELSVSKYLQTLNDENWQRISVRNTAKGVLVADYHFIKLWIINNSKMQVEQRLLVIRKTKTKEGKDEIKYSFTNANLEQYTKKAIAYMQAQRYFVEHCIKESKQILGLDQFQTRKWLAWQHQVALNFLVSSFILKEKLHCFDDLPLLSARDIKEFITFKLYKQMTEEQMIDRIYDRHLKRQRDINYSYSKL, encoded by the coding sequence ATGCGCAATATTGAAAGAATAAGCGAAGATTTGGGAGCTAACTACCATCAAATGCAGCACTTTATAACTGAGTCTAACTGGGATCATCGAGTTTTGATAAATCAAGTAGCCCAGGAAGTAAGCCAGGTTTTACCCAAAAGAAAACTTACAGGATTGATTATTGATGAAAGTGGTTGGGTAAAAAAAGGCGACCATAGCGTAGGCGTTGGACATCAATATTGTGGGAATGTAGGGAAACTATCAAATAGTCAGGTTGCGGTATTTGCTTGTTTAAGTAATGGGGATTTTGCATCAATGGTTGATGCCCGACTATACCTTCCCAAGGCTTGGTGTGACGACAAGACAAGATGCGAAAAAGCAGGCGTTCCTGTAAAGCACCGAACATTTAAAACTAAGCTCGAACTGGCATTAGAAATTATTCGCCAGCAAGTAACCAATGGCATCATCTTCGATTTTATTGGAGGCGATGGTTATTATGGTAACGATGTGGATTTTGCCAGCAGCATAGATTTGCTTGGTTATCTGTACATGCTGGATATCCATAAAGACCAAAAAATATATTTGGAACGTCCTGACTTGGCTATTCCCGAGCGAAAAAGCAATAAGGGTCGTGAACCCAAGAAATTAAAAGCAACTACAGACGAATTAAGTGTATCAAAATATTTACAGACTTTAAATGACGAAAATTGGCAGCGTATTAGTGTTCGTAATACAGCCAAAGGAGTTCTTGTAGCTGACTATCATTTTATAAAGCTTTGGATAATCAATAACAGTAAAATGCAAGTAGAGCAAAGGTTACTGGTTATCCGTAAAACGAAAACCAAAGAAGGCAAGGACGAAATAAAATATTCTTTTACCAATGCTAATCTTGAACAATACACTAAGAAAGCTATAGCCTATATGCAAGCACAACGGTACTTTGTAGAACATTGCATAAAAGAATCAAAACAGATACTCGGGCTAGACCAGTTTCAGACACGAAAATGGCTTGCATGGCAACACCAGGTTGCATTAAACTTTTTGGTCTCGTCATTTATTTTAAAAGAAAAATTGCATTGCTTTGATGATTTACCTTTACTATCGGCTCGTGATATTAAAGAATTTATCACTTTTAAACTTTATAAACAGATGACCGAAGAACAAATGATTGATAGAATTTATGACCGGCATTTAAAACGACAGCGTGATATAAATTACTCATATTCAAAATTGTAA
- the fbaA gene encoding class II fructose-bisphosphate aldolase: MNFDQIKPGVVTGDDLQLLFDIAKKNQFAIPAVNVVGSNSINAVLEAAKNQNYPIIIQFSNGGAVFNAGKGAPSANQASAIVGAVIGAEGVHKLAELYGVRVILHTDHAAKSLLPWIDGLLDAGEKFFKANGKPLFSSHMLDLSEEPLKENIEICKKYLERMSKMKMTLEIELGVTGGEEDGVDNSDVDNALLYTQPSEVAYAYEELSKVSHRFTIAASFGNVHGVYKPGNVKLTPKILDNSQKYIQDKYKTGPQPVYFVFHGGSGSSREEIREAISYGVIKMNIDTDTQWAFWDGIRKYEAANRGYLQGQIGNPEGEDKPNKKKYDPRVWLRKAEEAMIARLKEAYEDLNCGN; the protein is encoded by the coding sequence ATGAATTTCGATCAAATTAAACCAGGTGTTGTAACCGGAGATGATCTTCAGTTGCTGTTTGATATCGCTAAAAAGAACCAGTTTGCAATTCCCGCAGTGAATGTGGTGGGATCGAACTCGATTAATGCTGTGCTCGAAGCAGCCAAAAATCAGAATTACCCCATCATTATTCAGTTTTCAAACGGCGGTGCAGTTTTTAATGCCGGAAAAGGAGCTCCTTCAGCCAACCAGGCATCTGCCATTGTGGGTGCTGTAATTGGTGCCGAAGGTGTGCATAAATTGGCCGAGCTCTATGGTGTGCGCGTTATACTTCATACCGACCATGCCGCAAAAAGTCTTCTTCCTTGGATCGACGGTTTGCTCGATGCAGGCGAGAAATTCTTCAAAGCCAACGGAAAACCGCTTTTCAGCTCGCATATGTTAGATCTTTCTGAGGAGCCACTCAAAGAAAACATCGAGATATGTAAAAAATACCTCGAGCGCATGAGCAAAATGAAGATGACTCTGGAAATTGAATTAGGCGTTACCGGTGGCGAAGAAGATGGCGTAGATAACTCCGATGTCGACAATGCACTTCTCTATACACAACCCAGCGAAGTAGCTTATGCTTACGAGGAGCTTTCGAAAGTTAGTCATCGCTTTACCATTGCTGCTTCTTTTGGCAACGTGCATGGCGTATACAAACCAGGAAATGTGAAATTGACTCCTAAGATTCTCGACAACAGCCAGAAATACATTCAGGATAAATATAAAACAGGACCACAACCCGTTTACTTTGTATTCCATGGTGGCTCGGGATCATCGCGTGAGGAAATTCGCGAAGCCATTTCGTACGGAGTAATTAAAATGAACATCGATACCGATACGCAATGGGCTTTCTGGGATGGTATTCGTAAATATGAAGCAGCCAACCGTGGTTACCTGCAAGGTCAAATTGGTAATCCGGAAGGTGAAGACAAACCGAACAAGAAAAAGTACGATCCGCGCGTTTGGCTCAGGAAAGCTGAAGAAGCGATGATTGCCAGGCTGAAAGAAGCCTATGAAGACTTGAATTGCGGAAACTAG
- a CDS encoding helix-hairpin-helix domain-containing protein — protein MLGKIKPYFEFTPQEQRGMVVLIILIFLSVLLKIFWPVFQTAEEEPMVITIEQIKPDSEQEVPSGIAQKKNEWTKESTAPNIQFKGKLDPNSATQAELTQLGFSEFSARNVEKYRKRGGRFESEADLMKIYGVDSSFVVLARNYLVYPAPETIQTKKTASLSKIEINNALSIELEKIPCIGPTLSERILLYRDKLGGFYAQDQLKEVYGIDSSCYSNLKEYISIDTSLIRKINLNKSTEKELDLHPYITTYQAKGIVKFRELDGPITRPETLVDNRILSSRQLDKLRVYLNW, from the coding sequence ATGCTCGGTAAAATAAAACCCTATTTCGAATTTACTCCGCAAGAGCAACGGGGTATGGTGGTGCTCATAATCCTGATATTTCTGAGTGTATTGCTCAAAATATTTTGGCCAGTTTTTCAGACGGCAGAGGAGGAGCCGATGGTCATTACAATCGAACAAATCAAACCTGATTCTGAGCAAGAGGTCCCCTCAGGTATTGCACAGAAAAAGAACGAGTGGACAAAAGAATCAACAGCCCCTAACATTCAATTTAAAGGCAAACTTGATCCGAATAGTGCCACGCAGGCAGAGCTTACTCAATTAGGTTTTTCTGAATTTTCTGCAAGAAATGTTGAGAAATACAGAAAAAGGGGAGGGAGGTTTGAATCGGAAGCCGATTTGATGAAGATATATGGCGTTGATTCTAGTTTTGTGGTTTTAGCACGTAATTACCTGGTATATCCTGCTCCTGAAACTATTCAGACAAAAAAAACAGCTTCACTTTCAAAAATAGAAATCAACAATGCGCTTTCCATTGAGTTGGAAAAAATACCCTGCATTGGACCGACCTTAAGTGAAAGAATTTTGCTTTATCGCGATAAGTTGGGTGGATTTTACGCTCAAGATCAATTAAAAGAAGTATATGGCATCGATTCGAGTTGTTACAGCAATCTTAAAGAATACATCTCTATCGATACCAGCTTAATCAGGAAAATAAACCTGAATAAGAGTACAGAAAAAGAACTCGATTTACATCCCTATATCACCACTTACCAGGCAAAGGGAATTGTAAAATTCCGCGAATTGGATGGGCCGATAACTAGGCCTGAGACACTTGTCGACAATCGCATTCTTAGTTCCCGCCAGCTTGATAAATTGAGGGTATATCTGAATTGGTAA
- a CDS encoding 30S ribosomal protein S21, which translates to MIIVPVKEGENIERALKKFKRKFEKTGVVKELRGRQAFEKPSVVRREEVKKAIYVQKMQQNDE; encoded by the coding sequence ATGATTATAGTACCTGTAAAAGAAGGCGAAAACATTGAAAGAGCTCTTAAAAAATTTAAGAGAAAATTTGAAAAAACCGGAGTTGTAAAAGAACTCCGTGGGCGTCAGGCTTTTGAAAAACCTTCGGTAGTGCGCCGCGAGGAAGTTAAAAAAGCTATTTACGTTCAAAAGATGCAGCAAAACGACGAGTAA
- a CDS encoding tyrosine-type recombinase/integrase — MDAFQLFIEYITNEKRFSVHTQRAYRDDIRSFYIFRKIDTDEAVLSANSSDVRKWMHYLAENKVGARSIKRKISSLKAFYKFLLRENYLTKNPVAGVIAPKSRHSLPDFFTERDLTNLFDFVLFESTYEGQRDKIILNLFYYTGMRLSELVNLRIVDVDFGLKQIKVTGKRNKQRQIPLSDNFLAELQHYLTVRDAFSPGDPQGYLMLTSKATPVYARMVQRIVSKYFEQVTTADKKHPHKLRHSFATHMLNHGADLNAVKELLGHANLAATEIYTHNTYEKLKSIYNQAHPRA; from the coding sequence ATGGATGCATTTCAACTCTTTATTGAATATATAACGAACGAAAAGCGTTTTTCTGTTCACACTCAGCGTGCATACAGAGACGATATTCGTTCGTTTTATATTTTTCGAAAAATTGATACAGACGAGGCTGTACTTTCAGCAAACTCATCGGATGTCAGAAAGTGGATGCATTATCTTGCTGAAAATAAGGTAGGTGCCCGATCCATCAAGCGTAAGATTTCATCCCTTAAGGCTTTTTATAAGTTTTTGCTACGCGAAAATTATCTGACAAAAAATCCAGTGGCAGGTGTAATTGCCCCCAAATCTCGGCACTCGCTGCCAGATTTCTTTACAGAACGTGATTTAACTAATCTATTCGATTTTGTTCTTTTCGAAAGTACCTACGAAGGACAACGTGATAAAATAATTTTAAATCTGTTTTATTATACAGGAATGAGGTTGTCTGAATTGGTCAACCTTCGCATTGTGGATGTTGATTTTGGCCTGAAACAAATAAAAGTAACAGGCAAACGAAACAAGCAGCGGCAAATTCCCCTCAGCGACAATTTTTTAGCAGAACTTCAGCACTATTTAACTGTGCGCGATGCCTTTTCACCTGGCGATCCACAGGGTTATTTGATGCTCACAAGCAAAGCAACACCTGTGTATGCCCGAATGGTGCAACGGATAGTAAGCAAATATTTCGAACAGGTAACTACTGCCGACAAGAAGCATCCGCATAAATTACGTCACAGTTTTGCCACCCACATGCTCAATCATGGAGCCGATCTCAATGCAGTGAAGGAACTACTAGGGCACGCCAATCTGGCTGCTACCGAGATTTACACCCACAATACCTACGAAAAATTGAAGAGTATTTATAACCAGGCCCATCCTAGGGCTTAA
- the raiA gene encoding ribosome-associated translation inhibitor RaiA: MNIKINSVRVSPTSKLEAFVQEKVKKLGQYSDEIIGAEVFLKIENAQEMDNKVVEIRMDIPGNDLFIKKQSKTFEEATDLAVDSLKRQLTKFKEKRRGQ, from the coding sequence ATGAACATTAAAATTAACTCTGTAAGAGTTTCTCCCACCAGCAAACTCGAAGCTTTTGTTCAGGAAAAAGTAAAGAAACTTGGTCAATATTCTGATGAGATTATTGGGGCAGAAGTTTTTCTAAAAATCGAGAATGCGCAGGAAATGGACAATAAGGTAGTAGAAATCCGGATGGATATTCCAGGGAATGACCTTTTTATTAAAAAACAAAGTAAAACCTTTGAAGAAGCCACTGATCTGGCGGTTGACTCCTTGAAACGGCAGCTTACAAAATTCAAGGAAAAGCGCCGGGGACAATGA
- the tuf gene encoding elongation factor Tu has product MAKEKFDRSKPHVNIGTIGHVDHGKTTLTAAITKVLAEKGLSEIRDFDSIDNAPEEKERGITINTAHVEYQTESRHYAHVDCPGHADYVKNMITGAAQMDGAILVVAATDGPMPQTREHILLARQVNVPKIVVFLNKVDMVDDAELLELVEMEVRELLDFYEFDGSNTPVIQGSALGGLNGDPNWTDKIMDLMNAVDTWIPIPPREREKPFLMPVEDVFSITGRGTVATGRIETGVVNTGDELAIIGLGDAARKTVCTGVEMFRKILDRGEAGDNVGLLLRGVDKNEIKRGMVLAKPGSITPHTTFKAEVYILKKEEGGRHTPFHNKYRPQFYLRTLDVTGEITLPEGTEMIMPGDNITITVQLITPVAMDKGLRFAIREGGRTVGAGQVTEIVS; this is encoded by the coding sequence ATGGCTAAGGAAAAATTTGACAGGTCGAAACCACACGTTAACATTGGTACAATTGGCCATGTTGACCACGGTAAAACTACATTAACTGCTGCAATCACAAAAGTATTGGCAGAAAAAGGTCTATCTGAAATCAGAGACTTTGATTCTATCGATAATGCACCAGAAGAAAAAGAACGTGGTATAACAATTAATACTGCCCACGTTGAATATCAAACAGAAAGTCGTCACTATGCACACGTTGACTGTCCAGGTCACGCGGATTATGTAAAAAACATGATCACAGGTGCTGCGCAAATGGACGGTGCTATCCTGGTAGTTGCTGCTACGGATGGTCCTATGCCACAAACACGCGAGCACATTCTTCTGGCACGTCAGGTAAACGTACCTAAAATTGTAGTTTTCCTGAATAAGGTTGATATGGTGGATGATGCAGAACTTCTCGAACTCGTTGAAATGGAAGTACGCGAATTGCTCGACTTCTACGAATTCGATGGTAGCAACACCCCAGTTATTCAAGGTTCTGCCTTAGGTGGTTTGAATGGCGATCCCAATTGGACTGATAAAATTATGGATTTGATGAACGCTGTGGATACCTGGATTCCGATTCCTCCACGCGAAAGGGAAAAACCATTCCTGATGCCAGTTGAAGACGTATTCTCAATTACCGGACGTGGTACTGTGGCTACTGGCCGTATCGAAACTGGTGTGGTAAACACTGGTGATGAACTTGCCATCATTGGTCTTGGAGACGCTGCCCGTAAAACTGTATGTACAGGAGTTGAGATGTTCCGCAAAATTCTTGATAGAGGAGAAGCTGGCGATAACGTAGGTTTGCTGCTTCGTGGTGTAGATAAAAATGAAATCAAAAGGGGTATGGTACTGGCTAAACCAGGTTCAATTACTCCACATACTACATTCAAAGCCGAGGTATATATTCTGAAAAAAGAAGAAGGTGGACGTCACACTCCATTTCACAATAAATACCGTCCGCAGTTTTACCTCAGAACATTGGATGTAACTGGCGAGATTACTTTACCAGAAGGTACTGAAATGATTATGCCAGGTGATAATATCACCATCACTGTTCAGTTGATTACTCCGGTAGCTATGGATAAAGGTCTTCGTTTCGCTATCCGCGAAGGTGGACGTACAGTAGGAGCTGGTCAGGTAACTGAAATTGTTTCCTAA
- the secE gene encoding preprotein translocase subunit SecE produces the protein MKFIAYLKDTYNELINKVSWPSWDELQESAIVVMIASLIFALVIALMDVSFKNLMEGIYGLFYNA, from the coding sequence ATGAAATTTATAGCCTACTTAAAAGATACTTACAACGAGCTGATCAACAAAGTAAGCTGGCCTTCCTGGGATGAACTGCAGGAAAGTGCAATTGTTGTAATGATAGCCTCTTTAATTTTTGCTTTGGTTATAGCACTGATGGATGTTTCTTTCAAAAACCTTATGGAAGGAATTTACGGACTTTTTTATAACGCATAA
- the nusG gene encoding transcription termination/antitermination factor NusG has product MEQEKKWYVLRAIGGKEKKAQEYIENEVARLNLQDYISQVLIPTEKVYQIRNGKKISKERSYFPGYVLIEAALVGEIPHILKNIPNVIGFLGQQGEEEPTPLRISEVNRILGKVDELVASDEELNTPFYVGESVKVIDGPFNSFTGVIEEINEEKKKLKVMVKIFGRKTPLELSFMQVEKE; this is encoded by the coding sequence ATGGAGCAGGAAAAAAAGTGGTATGTGCTTAGAGCAATTGGTGGTAAAGAAAAAAAAGCACAGGAGTACATCGAAAATGAAGTTGCCAGGTTAAACCTGCAGGATTATATTTCGCAGGTACTTATTCCAACCGAAAAGGTTTACCAAATCCGAAATGGAAAAAAAATTAGCAAAGAGCGAAGCTATTTTCCAGGATATGTGCTTATTGAAGCTGCCCTGGTGGGAGAGATACCTCATATATTAAAAAATATCCCAAACGTAATAGGTTTTCTGGGACAACAAGGAGAAGAAGAACCAACACCTCTGCGTATTTCAGAAGTAAACCGGATACTTGGTAAAGTCGACGAACTGGTTGCCAGCGACGAAGAACTTAACACACCTTTTTATGTGGGTGAGTCGGTAAAAGTAATCGATGGACCCTTTAATAGTTTCACTGGTGTGATTGAAGAAATAAACGAAGAAAAGAAAAAGCTTAAAGTAATGGTGAAAATTTTCGGTAGAAAAACACCTTTGGAATTAAGCTTTATGCAAGTAGAAAAAGAGTAG
- the rplK gene encoding 50S ribosomal protein L11, producing the protein MAKEVAALIKLQIRGGAANPSPPVGPALGSKGVNIMEFCKQFNARTQDKAGKLLPVVITVYADKSFDFIVKTPPVAVQLLEVAKIKSGSAEPNRIKVASVTWDQVKAIAEDKMPDLNAFTVKSAMQMVAGTARSMGITVKGQFPTL; encoded by the coding sequence ATGGCAAAAGAAGTTGCTGCATTAATCAAATTACAGATTCGTGGAGGTGCTGCCAATCCTTCGCCCCCGGTAGGACCAGCCTTAGGTTCTAAAGGCGTGAACATTATGGAGTTCTGTAAACAGTTCAACGCCCGTACCCAAGATAAAGCTGGCAAACTGCTGCCCGTGGTGATTACAGTATATGCGGATAAATCATTCGACTTTATTGTAAAAACCCCTCCGGTAGCGGTACAGTTACTCGAAGTTGCTAAAATCAAAAGTGGTTCAGCCGAACCAAACCGGATTAAAGTAGCATCGGTAACCTGGGATCAGGTGAAAGCAATTGCTGAAGACAAAATGCCAGATTTAAATGCATTTACTGTCAAATCGGCTATGCAAATGGTAGCAGGCACTGCGAGAAGTATGGGAATAACTGTCAAAGGACAATTTCCAACACTTTAA
- a CDS encoding 50S ribosomal protein L1, which yields MARLTKNQKIALEKIEPGKQYHLMEAASLVKEVTFTKFDASVDIDIRLGVDPRKANQMVRGVVTLPHGTGKDTRVLVLCTPDKESEAKEAGADHVGLDDFIEKIEKGWTDVDVIITMPSVMGKVGKLGRILGPRGLMPNPKSGTVTVEIGKAVKEVKAGKIDFKVDKYGIVHTTIGKASFTPEKLAENAREFIHTIVKLKPTSAKGTYIRSIALSSTMSPGVRVDAKRIDD from the coding sequence ATGGCTAGATTGACTAAAAATCAAAAGATTGCATTAGAGAAAATTGAGCCTGGTAAGCAATACCATCTAATGGAAGCTGCATCGCTGGTGAAGGAAGTTACCTTTACCAAATTTGACGCTTCGGTAGACATCGACATCCGTTTGGGTGTAGACCCCCGTAAAGCAAACCAGATGGTTCGTGGAGTAGTAACACTTCCCCACGGTACTGGTAAAGACACTCGGGTATTGGTATTGTGTACTCCAGATAAGGAATCTGAGGCTAAAGAAGCTGGTGCCGACCATGTAGGTTTAGATGATTTTATTGAAAAAATCGAGAAAGGATGGACTGATGTGGATGTAATCATCACCATGCCATCTGTAATGGGAAAAGTAGGTAAACTTGGACGTATTCTAGGTCCACGTGGTTTGATGCCCAACCCCAAAAGTGGAACCGTTACCGTAGAAATTGGTAAGGCTGTGAAAGAAGTAAAAGCCGGTAAAATCGATTTCAAAGTTGATAAATACGGAATTGTTCATACCACTATTGGTAAGGCATCGTTTACCCCGGAAAAGCTCGCCGAAAATGCCCGCGAATTTATTCATACGATCGTAAAACTTAAACCCACATCGGCAAAAGGTACTTATATCAGGAGCATCGCTCTTTCAAGTACCATGAGTCCTGGTGTTCGAGTCGATGCAAAAAGAATAGATGATTAA
- a CDS encoding 50S ribosomal protein L10 codes for MTRDEKQQIIDNLAQQLSESKHFYLADIEALNAEQSSRLRRKCFEKEIKLIVVKNTLLKKALEKTEGNYEELFPILKKNTSILLTQQSSIPAKLIKELRREWEKPILKGAYVEESVYIGDNQLDALASIKSKEELIGDIVALLQSPTKNVISALQSGGNKLAGIVKTLQEKES; via the coding sequence ATGACACGGGACGAAAAACAACAGATAATAGATAACCTTGCTCAACAATTATCTGAGTCGAAACACTTTTACCTTGCCGATATTGAGGCGCTCAATGCTGAGCAATCAAGCAGGCTAAGGAGAAAATGTTTTGAGAAAGAGATTAAATTGATCGTTGTTAAAAATACCCTTCTTAAGAAAGCTCTGGAGAAAACTGAAGGTAACTATGAAGAATTGTTCCCAATTCTGAAAAAGAATACCTCAATTTTGCTGACTCAACAAAGCAGCATACCTGCCAAGCTTATTAAAGAGCTGCGTCGCGAATGGGAGAAACCCATTCTCAAAGGAGCTTATGTAGAAGAATCGGTATATATTGGCGACAATCAATTGGATGCTCTTGCTAGCATTAAATCTAAGGAAGAACTTATTGGTGACATTGTGGCTCTGCTTCAATCGCCCACCAAAAATGTTATTTCTGCTCTACAGTCGGGTGGTAACAAACTCGCTGGAATTGTAAAAACTTTACAAGAAAAAGAATCATAA